A genomic region of Papaver somniferum cultivar HN1 chromosome 7, ASM357369v1, whole genome shotgun sequence contains the following coding sequences:
- the LOC113292865 gene encoding uncharacterized protein LOC113292865 — MDGNGKTSLEKVTRESANTIEKLQEDGESKPSTANIDEFALATSRNMNNIQVEASSVVTKKKETLSSELRGMNHPERFLNAAHDKKRILLILDLNGVLGSFGYRKMSELRPHCHEFVRFCVASFKKVVFWSSMTSANTTKEMKKIFPPDLDIQQIQIWNQAHCTDTKIPDPDSHKASKPWFLKVTYQINTRFSGDLDHALNTIMVDDSPLKTVINPRNTVVFPKTWHPGDAKDNTLSKDEAIRSFFYSLPYDGDIQDHVLTKQPKCFRQEEADSTIAMVWGNSYYATKLRNIEEQERTKAGSTIIGKTKSGSTTIGSS, encoded by the exons ATGGATGGAAATGGTAAAACATCCTTGGAAAAAGTTACAAGGGAGTCGGCCAACACAATAGAAAAGCTTCAAGAG GATGGAGAAAGTAAACCATCGACTGCAAATATCGACGAGTTCGCACTGGCTACTAGCAGAAACATGAATAATATACAAGTAGAAGCGTCTTCAGTGGTGACTAAGAAAAAGGAAACCCTGTCTTCTGAGTTGAGGGGCATGAATCACCCAGAGAGGTTTTTGAATGCAGCACATGACAAGAAACGAATTCTTTTGATTCTAGACCTGAATGGGGTCCTTGGTTCTTTTGGTTATAGGAAAATGTCAGAATTGAGGCCTCACTGTCATGAGTTTGTGCGCTTCTGTGTTGCGTCGTTTAAAAAAGTGGTGTTTTGGTCTTCAATGACCAG TGCAAATACTACGAAGGAAATGAAAAAGATATTCCCGCCagatttggacatacaacaaatcCAGATATGG AACCAAGCACATTGCACTGACACCAAGATTCCTGATCCTGATTCTCATAAAGCTTCCAAGCCATGGTTTCTAAAGGTAACATACCAAATCAACACCCGTTTTTCAGGAGACCTCGATCATGCTTTAAACACTATTATGGTGGACGATTCTCCATTGAAAACGGTTATTAATCCA CGCAATACAGTTGTGTTTCCGAAAACATGGCATCCTGGGGATGCGAAGGATAACACATTAA GCAAAGATGAAGCTATCCGCAGTTTTTTCTATAGTCTACCGTATGATGGGGATATCCAAGACCATGTGCTAACAAAACAGCCCAAATGTTTCCGTCAAGAGGAAGCTGATAGCACAATCGCTATGGTTTGGGGTAATTCATATTATGCGACAAAATTAAG AAATATTGAGGAACAAGAAAGAACAAAGGCCGGATCTACAATAATTGGAAAAACAAAGTCCGGATCTACAACAATTGGAAGCTCTTGA